Proteins encoded within one genomic window of Salmo trutta chromosome 11, fSalTru1.1, whole genome shotgun sequence:
- the LOC115201900 gene encoding uncharacterized protein LOC115201900 isoform X2, producing MVESADAEAAGPGVKLERSEGEEDPRHSRDTQTRVAAEPHVATKDPPTIAPAPPRTRHRITEEGGPEVMRVKEVCEEGLGNPEGTMVMEDNQTTPPPEPTEEPAEQHRTTHSLTEVSPL from the exons ATGGTAGAG tctgcagatgcagaggctgcaggtcctgggGTCAAGCTGGAGAGGTCTGAAGGAGAAGAGGACCCACGGCACAGCAGAGACACCCAGACTCGAGTGGCGGCAGAGCCCCATGTAGCCACAAAGGACCCCCCCACCATCGCCCCAGCGCCGCCCAGGACCCGACACAGAatcacggag GAGGGGGGTCCAGAGGTGATGCGGGTGAAGGAGGTgtgtgaggagggtctggggaaccctgaggggaccatggtcatggaggacaaccagactacacctcctcctgaacccacagaggaaccagctgagcagcacaggaccacacacagtctcactgaggtgagcccACTGTGA
- the LOC115201900 gene encoding zinc finger protein 235-like isoform X1, with the protein MVESADAEAAGPGVKLERSEGEEDPRHSRDTQTRVAAEPHVATKDPPTIAPAPPRTRHRITEVSGTQNAVLKSETDTDTLTVTHRLLHTGSDHKSDPERLGKGPLRYPPAPGTEYLPVFHQSQRMVHSRGDGDALDTGGDDPSCSYSTEMDPGNISLGLETQTDLSREDWNQYNSGLYSEGSLDKKGEGLVIDEVTVKVEGDAPLTWNVDKTHLGEGYSQGRDFLDYRESLETNPNVTTHSPLHTVRDRESVSTSMGPSDSHNHVLFDQVLNSKGQRAKGRGGGATSGNSKEKRFLCMFCNKGFSCLQKVEIHQRVHTGEKPYSCMQCHMRFAEAGNLKRHQRVHTGEKPFGCTQCHMRFAQAGHLKRHQRVHTGEKSYS; encoded by the exons ATGGTAGAG tctgcagatgcagaggctgcaggtcctgggGTCAAGCTGGAGAGGTCTGAAGGAGAAGAGGACCCACGGCACAGCAGAGACACCCAGACTCGAGTGGCGGCAGAGCCCCATGTAGCCACAAAGGACCCCCCCACCATCGCCCCAGCGCCGCCCAGGACCCGACACAGAatcacggaggtcagtggaacgcagaacgccgtcctcaagtcagagacagacacggatactttaactgtaacacacaggctcttacacacaggatctgaccacaaatcagacccagagagactggggAAGGGGCCATTGCGCTATCCTCCTGCTCCCGGCACAGAGTACTTACCGGTATTTCACCAGAGCCAGAGGATGGTTCATTCCCGTGGAGATGGTGACGCGTTAGACACTGGTGGTGATGATCCGTCTTGTTCTTACTctacagagatggaccctggcAACATATCCTTGGGTTTAGAAACACAGACTGATCTGTCTAGAGAAGACTGGAACCAGTACAATAGTGGTCTATACTCTGAAGGGTCcctagataagaaaggggagggtctggtcatagatgaggtgactgtgaaagtggagggCGATGCTCCTCTGACATGGAATGTAGACAAGACTCACTTAGGAGAAGGATACTCACAAGGCAGAGATTTCTTAGATTACAGGGAAAGTTTGGAGACAAATCCAAATGTCACGACCCACTCTCCTTTACACACAGTCAGGGATCGCGAGTCAGTGTCCACGTCGATGGGACCTTCCGATTCACACAACCACGTCCTTttcgatcaggtattgaactcaaagGGCCAAAGGGccaaggggaggggagggggagcaacatcaggcaatagtaaagagaaacggttcctctgcatgttctgtaacaaaggcttcagctgcctccagaaggtggagatccaccagagggtccacacaggggagaaaccctacagctgtaTGCAGTGTCATATGCGCTTCGCTGAGGCTGGCAACCttaagaggcaccagagggtccacacaggggagaaaccctttggctgtacccagtgtcacatgcgtTTTGCCCAGGCTGGTCACCTGAAGagacaccagagggtccacacaggggagaaatcctACAGCTGA